In Patescibacteria group bacterium, a single window of DNA contains:
- a CDS encoding ferredoxin — translation MFKIQIDKEKCIGCGTCEAVCPINWEMGDDGKAKMIKDEIEDLGCNRLAEENCPVQAIKLTPQ, via the coding sequence ATGTTTAAAATTCAAATAGACAAAGAAAAATGTATTGGCTGCGGAACTTGCGAAGCGGTCTGTCCGATTAATTGGGAAATGGGGGATGATGGCAAAGCCAAAATGATTAAAGACGAAATTGAAGATTTGGGCTGCAATCGTTTAGCGGAAGAAAATTGCCCGGTTCAAGCCATTAAACTTACGCCGCAATAA
- a CDS encoding YtxH domain-containing protein — translation MCCKGKKVFKGFALGTILGGVLGVLFAKKSGKETRKELGKKMEEIGERATDAKEKVFETAKNTAEKVKEIKDEVVKNVEEIKDVFKE, via the coding sequence ATGTGTTGTAAAGGAAAAAAAGTTTTTAAAGGATTTGCGTTAGGAACAATTTTAGGAGGCGTTTTAGGCGTATTGTTTGCCAAAAAATCCGGCAAAGAAACCAGAAAAGAATTAGGCAAAAAAATGGAAGAAATAGGTGAAAGAGCTACTGATGCCAAAGAAAAAGTTTTTGAAACCGCCAAAAATACAGCCGAGAAGGTTAAAGAAATCAAAGACGAAGTTGTGAAAAATGTTGAAGAAATTAAAGATGTTTTTAAAGAATAA